The Gossypium hirsutum isolate 1008001.06 chromosome D07, Gossypium_hirsutum_v2.1, whole genome shotgun sequence genome includes the window TAGAATTCCTCCAACTCAGCTTCCTCATCTTCATCACCATCACCGTAATGCACTTTACAGTGACCTTTGGCTGCCATATGTTTCCGAACAGCTTCCAAACTAGTAAAAGGGTGGCACCGTTCATTACAATACAGACAAATGAAATCCCTCTTAACCTGAGGTAAATAAACCATACCATAAGCATTAACAAACGAAAACTTATTAATGTACATAATGTATAACATATTtatccaaaaatatcatataaaatatgtTACCTTAAGGCCAAGGTAGATGAGCAAGCCTTCAGGATTCTTCAAATACTCAACATCAGGGATGAAGAAACCATGAAACTTATGCATGTGAACCATGCAGCTTTCAATGGTGTCATGCTTCAGATCGCACATAAAACAACAACATGGATCTAATTCCTCTTGTCCTGTTTCTTCAGCATTGTCAATATCCATTTCATCACCAGATGCCAAGTCCTCATCTGGATCAACCTCCACCCAATCATCGTCACTTTCCTCATCATTTGTATCCCTTGGTTGTGGAGGCTTATTTACAGCACGACGTATAAATGGCTTGATAATGGCTGCCTTCTCCTCTTCAGGGTGTTGAGAAGCCTGCGCAATATGAGCACGTGACTTAAGATGCTGAGAGTAAGCCTTGGAACTTCGATAGCCCTTGTCACAAAGACCACAACTGTAAAGCATGGGGGTTTCATTCTGCTTATCTTTCTCTTCAGCAAGTGCTGCTTGCCTTGCCAGGAACAAAGCTTCCGTCACCCCTGGAACCCCAGCTACCTGATTTAATTTTACCATAATAAAAGAATCCCCATAATTAATCAAGAGCAATCATTGATTGCACAATCATTCAACAGAGACATCAAACTCTAGCATCtcaaaaatttcaatttgttttattttcaaaaatgatgaaattgataaCATTGAATTGCACACaatatatgattaaaataataaatcatacgAATATTGTTCATTTATGcgcaaaataaatatttcaaaaagtGACCTTTAAAATTACCATAAATCAGCTGCTGATGCAACTTTGATTTTGCAAACTAAATTAGATCCCAATTAGCAATATTTCTAATTTGCATCTCAAGATAAAAGATATTTCAGAAATTTCatctgaaataaaaaatataataatactgGTAAGAGATATAATAGtaataaaggaaaaggaaaagaaaaagaaaaacaagaccTTGCGCTTGAGATTGTAGCGGTGCCAATCGGACTTGTAATGGAGCTTCCGCTCGGCCTCGTCAAGGAATTCTCTGTTGCAGGCGTTGCAGGTTAGCCCAggcatttcctttttttttcgtAGTCGTTGCCGGTGTGACGTGTCGGCCGATATATATTGAAGTTGAACGATGCCAAATCCCAATCAATTTGGGATTTCGTTTCCCACCTCATGGCCTGTGGCTGTATGATTGTTCTTGCATTGGATCAAAAGGAGCACCTGGGCTTCGGCCTATTTTAactcattaatttcatttactttttaaaaagcTTGCCATAAGTACTTAGACTTTtctgaaaatttataatttagtcctattttttttcaaaaatttggtctttttatttttattttatttcaaaattcaagttcaattgttaaaattattcttttcattaaattcaagttcattacaacatgatttttttaattatatatctatCAAGTgagttttttatttcaaaatgtcacaccaacaaaattaataacaaaattttaacaatgttaatagtTAAGCTTCTTaaacataaaagtaaaaaaattaatttctaaatttccgaaaaagaaatataaaaatttatatagcatattttaactattttaaaatgACTAATAACGTTACAACCTCAAATTATACCTTTAATCGGACATTAgctcaattataaaattttttaatttgttttaaacaAACAACAACAATCACATTTATGTTTTGcagtaatatatatatagaaaatttaaaaaataattaaaaaatataataatatagtttGCAACTTTTAAAATGTATCAACCATTACTCATGGGATGTTACATATTTAATTAAGATAAGATTATAAATatacattatttaataattttcactCAACCATGAGATCACATAATCTagcatcaataaatttaattattagtttaaataGTAAATGTTCATTTGAATCTAtcataaatagtaattaaaatatgtaGAGTCAAGCTGTAGTAATTTggatttgaaataattaaaaattaaaaaaatgttgttaaatctaAATTGTcaacataataatttaatttatcttataatttaaataacatgtTACATCTGATATTACACAtccaaattaatgattaaattaagagAATAATGTTATGGTtagatattttgataaattattttaaaatatttttaaattcaggaattaatttaaaaacctaattacgtatgaaatttcatttttatttttcaaatcattaaaatatatttCCAAAACATCAAATTTTACTAGTATCCACTGCCAAAATAACCGCTAAAAGAAAAACCATATCATCCATTTATAAATCCGCAGCCTCTACTGCTTTCTCTCTCTTCTCGTTTCCATTTGTTTATGGTTGAAAAAGACGTAATATTGACAAACCCTTGAACTTGTTTTCAACCTCTGCGCAATTGTAACTAGCAACTAACGACCCCCCCTTTCTTTACCTCCTTCCATATGGCCTCGATTTCTGGAGCAGCCGAACGCCGAGACTCCAGATCCGGCGGCAAGATTGTGCGGCCGCGGCGAACCTTGTTGCGTAAGACGCCTTACGACCGCCCAAGATTGCTCAATTCAACTCAGCAAAACCCTAATTGGATCTCCAGGCACATCTTTTCCCCCACTCGGGCCATCGTCTCCGGTGCCACCAGGGTGCTCTCCTCTGTTTTTGGCTTTGAATCTTCATCACCCTCTTCTTCGTCGTCGTCGTCTTCAGACCGTGATTCAACTTCAGGTTCCAC containing:
- the LOC107932975 gene encoding cytoplasmic 60S subunit biogenesis factor REI1 homolog 1, yielding MPGLTCNACNREFLDEAERKLHYKSDWHRYNLKRKVAGVPGVTEALFLARQAALAEEKDKQNETPMLYSCGLCDKGYRSSKAYSQHLKSRAHIAQASQHPEEEKAAIIKPFIRRAVNKPPQPRDTNDEESDDDWVEVDPDEDLASGDEMDIDNAEETGQEELDPCCCFMCDLKHDTIESCMVHMHKFHGFFIPDVEYLKNPEGLLIYLGLKVKRDFICLYCNERCHPFTSLEAVRKHMAAKGHCKVHYGDGDEDEEAELEEFYDYSSSYVDDWGKQLVAVGDKDSTVELSGGSELIITRKSDEGIMSKTLGSREYSRYYRQSPRPSPANNMAITAALASRYRSMGLATVQSKEQIVRMKVMKAMNRSGVETMRTKVGMKNNVIQNLPKNVPY